Part of the Hippoglossus stenolepis isolate QCI-W04-F060 chromosome 4, HSTE1.2, whole genome shotgun sequence genome is shown below.
TGGTGGCAGTGCATGACGGTGGGACACAGGACCTGTTCCTCTGACTGATTggatgagagaagaagaggttACCACTCATCTGATGCTGTGCAGGAATGATGTGAAGGAAAGAGTGATCACCTCTGACTTTATTCTTTCACATTCACAGTCAGTACATCCACAGCTTTTACAGCACATCACTATAGTCTAATTTCATTTATCTGCTGCTGATCACTTTTTAATCCAATTTACATTCATCTGAAGTCTATTATGGAAAGAAGGTGTCTCCTGACTTGTGATcagttttaaagttaaaaacaacgacaacaacatAGATTCTCTGGTGTAATTTGCTAAAAGTGAGAGTTGGACATGGCCATCAACACGGACACAGACTTCCTGAAGTCCAGCCtgggtgaaggaggaggaggaggaggaggaggaggaggaggaggaggaggaggaggtggaggtggcgCACAGTTGGCAGACTCTCAGGAGACGGAGAAGCTGCTGGCAGTGACCACCGAGCCCGGAGGCAACGGCGTAAAGATGTCCACCTCCTTCACGGTCAACGTGGGCGGAGACAAGGGCCTGGAGGCCGACCAGAACGGCCACGGAGTCGGGGTGAGGTCGGGCTCCGTGGGGCAGCTGACCGCCGCCGCCCCGCTCTCCCCGTCCAAGGCCAGCCTGAGCCGCTCCTCCACCGGGAACGCCACCGTGCAGGAGACCCCGAAGCCCAAGGATTACCTGCTCCTGGTCATCTTCTCCTGCT
Proteins encoded:
- the trarg1a gene encoding trafficking regulator of GLUT4 1, producing the protein MAINTDTDFLKSSLGEGGGGGGGGGGGGGGGGGGGAQLADSQETEKLLAVTTEPGGNGVKMSTSFTVNVGGDKGLEADQNGHGVGVRSGSVGQLTAAAPLSPSKASLSRSSTGNATVQETPKPKDYLLLVIFSCFCPVWPVSIVALVYSIMSRNSLQSGDMDGARRLGRLARLLSIVSIVLGVVIVIVYVSVAATH